In Arthrobacter sp. MN05-02, one genomic interval encodes:
- a CDS encoding dimethyl sulfone monooxygenase SfnG produces MSVADLSTPLKFAYWVPNVSGGLVVSTIEQRTSWDFDYNKKLARIAEDAGFEYALSQTRYAASYGADKQHEATSFSLALLAATEKLKVIAAVHPGMWHPGVLAKYIITADHVSNGRAAVNIVSGWLKDEFIDFGLDWLEHDERYVRTEEFIRVLRGLWTEEGYSQAGKYYTINDFTLSPAPVAVPGRPQPEIFFGGNSTAAQATAGRVADWYFSNGKDLEGFKDNIAGVRASAEQAGRRPRFGLNGFVIARDSEKEARDTLREIVEKAHRPAVEGFRDAVQEAGPSTKDGKGMWADSTFEDLVQYNDGFKTQLIGTPEQIAERIVEYKKIGVNLLLTCYLHFQEEVAAFGTDVLPIVRELEADAARAAGVEFDPDGILAVPSKAGV; encoded by the coding sequence ATGAGCGTCGCCGACCTTTCCACCCCCCTGAAGTTCGCCTACTGGGTCCCCAACGTCAGCGGTGGCCTGGTGGTCTCGACCATCGAGCAGCGGACCAGCTGGGACTTCGACTACAACAAGAAACTCGCGCGCATCGCCGAGGACGCCGGGTTCGAATATGCACTGTCGCAGACCCGCTACGCCGCGTCCTACGGTGCCGACAAGCAGCATGAGGCGACGAGCTTCTCCCTCGCCCTGCTGGCCGCGACCGAGAAGCTGAAGGTCATCGCCGCCGTCCACCCGGGCATGTGGCACCCCGGGGTGCTCGCGAAGTACATCATCACCGCCGACCACGTCTCGAACGGCCGCGCAGCCGTCAACATCGTCTCCGGCTGGCTGAAGGACGAGTTCATCGACTTCGGCCTCGACTGGCTCGAGCACGACGAGCGCTACGTGCGCACCGAGGAGTTCATCCGCGTGCTGCGCGGACTGTGGACGGAGGAGGGCTACAGCCAGGCCGGCAAGTACTACACCATCAACGACTTCACGCTGAGCCCGGCCCCGGTCGCCGTGCCGGGTCGCCCCCAACCCGAGATCTTCTTCGGCGGGAACTCGACGGCGGCCCAGGCCACGGCCGGCCGGGTGGCGGACTGGTACTTCTCGAACGGGAAGGACCTCGAGGGCTTCAAGGACAACATCGCCGGCGTCCGGGCATCCGCCGAGCAGGCCGGCCGCCGTCCCCGCTTCGGGCTGAACGGATTCGTGATCGCCCGCGATTCCGAGAAGGAGGCCCGCGACACGCTCCGCGAGATCGTCGAGAAGGCCCATCGCCCCGCCGTCGAGGGATTCCGCGACGCCGTCCAGGAAGCCGGACCGTCCACGAAGGACGGCAAGGGCATGTGGGCCGACTCGACGTTCGAGGACCTCGTGCAGTACAACGACGGCTTCAAGACCCAGCTCATCGGCACGCCCGAGCAGATCGCCGAGCGCATCGTCGAGTACAAGAAGATCGGCGTGAACCTCCTCCTCACCTGCTACCTCCACTTCCAGGAGGAGGTAGCGGCGTTCGGCACGGACGTCCTCCCGATCGTGCGTGAACTCGAGGCCGATGCCGCCCGCGCCGCGGGAGTGGAATTCGATCCGGACGGCATCCTCGCCGTCCCCAGCAAGGCAGGTGTCTGA
- the acs gene encoding acetyl-coenzyme A synthetase, producing MDLQTEADRLAFWADQAARLEWTTPWHTLHTFEKATPQEDGTLSVPVLEWFAGGTLNVAANCVDRHVRAGRGDTVALHFEGEPGDRRTVTYAQLQDEVSRAANALLALGIGAGDRVVIYLPVLVETVVITLACARIGAVHSLVFGGFSAEALRFRVEDTGAKLLVTTDGQFRRGTAVAVKDNADAAVSGENSIEHVLVVRRTGSEVGWTDGRDVWWHDVVDTASPHHDPEAFDAETPLFIMYTSGTTGKPKGLVHTSGGYLTQASWSFEHLFSNPDPSARDRDVHWCTADLAWVTAHTYELYGPLSNGATQVLFEGTPNTPHPGRHFEIIERYGVTSYYTAPTLVRSLMGWFPDGVPAGYDLSSIRVLGTVGEAVNPEAWRWFRRNLGRDEVPVVDTWWQSETGATVLSPSPLDTAFKPGCAARALPGVSTRIVDDEGRPVPPGVQGLIVVDRHGPAMARTVWGDPQRYLDSYWRKFAAQGWFLAGDGARYDDDGDTWILGRVDDVINVSGHRLSTIEIESALVAHPLVTEAGVCPVADPLTGHAIAAFVVLSAGADTSGDVTAALRSHVAGAIGPIARPSSVVVVPDVPKTRSGKIMRRLLTQLHEGSALGDTTSLQNEGCIPGIQAALAARG from the coding sequence GTGGATCTGCAGACCGAGGCGGACCGGCTCGCGTTCTGGGCCGACCAGGCCGCGCGGCTCGAATGGACCACGCCCTGGCATACCCTGCACACCTTCGAGAAGGCGACACCGCAGGAGGACGGCACGCTCAGCGTGCCCGTTCTCGAGTGGTTCGCCGGCGGCACCCTCAATGTCGCGGCCAACTGCGTGGACCGCCACGTCCGTGCCGGGCGCGGCGACACGGTGGCGCTGCACTTCGAGGGCGAGCCCGGCGACCGCCGAACCGTCACCTACGCGCAGCTGCAGGACGAGGTGTCGCGGGCGGCCAATGCCCTGCTGGCCCTCGGCATCGGCGCGGGCGACCGCGTGGTCATCTACCTGCCGGTCCTGGTCGAGACGGTCGTGATCACCCTCGCATGTGCACGCATCGGCGCCGTGCACTCCCTCGTGTTCGGCGGGTTCTCGGCCGAGGCGCTCCGCTTCCGCGTCGAGGACACGGGCGCGAAGCTGCTCGTCACCACCGACGGGCAGTTCCGCCGTGGTACCGCCGTCGCCGTGAAGGACAACGCGGACGCCGCGGTGTCGGGTGAGAACAGCATCGAGCACGTCCTCGTGGTCCGCCGGACCGGGTCGGAGGTCGGATGGACGGACGGGCGGGACGTCTGGTGGCACGATGTCGTGGACACGGCCTCGCCCCACCACGACCCGGAGGCCTTCGACGCCGAGACGCCGCTGTTCATCATGTACACGTCGGGGACCACGGGAAAGCCGAAGGGCCTCGTGCACACCTCGGGCGGCTATCTCACCCAGGCGTCGTGGAGCTTCGAGCACCTCTTCAGCAACCCCGATCCCTCGGCGCGGGACCGCGATGTCCACTGGTGCACGGCGGACCTCGCCTGGGTCACGGCCCACACCTACGAGTTGTACGGGCCGCTGTCCAACGGGGCCACGCAGGTCCTCTTCGAAGGCACGCCGAACACGCCTCACCCGGGCCGCCACTTCGAGATCATCGAACGCTACGGCGTCACGAGCTACTACACGGCGCCGACGCTCGTCCGGTCGCTGATGGGCTGGTTCCCCGACGGCGTCCCGGCCGGCTACGACCTCTCGAGCATCCGCGTGCTGGGCACCGTCGGCGAGGCGGTCAACCCCGAGGCGTGGCGCTGGTTCCGCCGGAACCTCGGCCGCGACGAGGTTCCCGTCGTCGACACCTGGTGGCAGTCCGAGACCGGCGCCACCGTCCTCTCCCCCAGCCCCCTGGACACCGCCTTCAAGCCCGGCTGCGCCGCGCGTGCCCTTCCCGGGGTCAGCACGCGCATCGTCGACGACGAGGGCCGGCCGGTGCCTCCCGGCGTGCAGGGCCTGATCGTGGTGGATCGCCACGGCCCTGCCATGGCCCGCACCGTCTGGGGCGATCCCCAGCGCTACCTCGATTCCTACTGGCGGAAGTTCGCCGCGCAGGGCTGGTTCCTCGCGGGCGACGGCGCGCGGTACGACGACGACGGCGACACGTGGATCCTCGGGCGCGTGGACGACGTCATCAACGTGTCGGGCCACCGGCTGTCCACCATCGAGATCGAGTCCGCACTGGTGGCCCACCCCCTGGTGACGGAGGCCGGCGTCTGTCCTGTGGCGGACCCGCTGACGGGCCACGCGATCGCCGCGTTCGTGGTGCTCTCGGCAGGAGCGGACACGTCCGGCGACGTCACCGCGGCCCTGCGCTCCCATGTGGCCGGCGCCATCGGGCCCATCGCCCGCCCCTCGTCCGTCGTCGTCGTCCCCGATGTGCCCAAGACGCGCTCAGGGAAGATCATGCGGCGCCTGCTCACCCAGCTCCATGAGGGCTCGGCTCTCGGGGACACGACGTCCCTGCAGAACGAGGGCTGCATCCCCGGCATCCAGGCCGCCCTGGCCGCGCGGGGCTGA
- a CDS encoding O-acetylhomoserine aminocarboxypropyltransferase, which yields MAERSFGFRTRALHAGGTPDATHGARAVPIYQTTSFVFKDTNDAANLFALQKYGNIYSRIGNPTVAAFEERIASLEGGIGAVATASGMSAEFITFAALCQAGDHIVAASQLYGGTVTQLDVTLRRFGIETTFVPGTDPADYAAAIRGNTKAVYAEVIANPSGEIADLAGLAKVAHDAGIPFIVDSTLSTPYLVRPIEHGADIVIHSATKFIGGHGTTLGGVIVESGRFDWGNGKFPMMTEPVPSYGNIQWWANFGEYGFLTKLRTEQLRDIGPSLSPSSAFQLLQGVETLAQRLDEHLGNAQAVAEWLQADPRVEYVNYAGLPTHVHHERARTYLPQGPGSVFSFGIKGGRKAGQKFIESLQLASHLANVGDARTLVIHPGSTTHQQLSAEQLVAAGVPEDLVRISVGLEDLDDILWDLDQALAIAADSSDAEFDELPQESAGENDDDPSATRAVGVGA from the coding sequence ATGGCAGAACGTTCCTTCGGTTTCCGTACGCGCGCACTCCACGCCGGCGGCACTCCCGATGCCACCCACGGCGCGCGCGCCGTCCCGATCTACCAGACGACGTCCTTCGTCTTCAAGGACACCAACGACGCCGCCAACCTGTTCGCGCTGCAGAAGTACGGCAACATCTACTCGCGCATCGGCAATCCCACCGTCGCGGCGTTCGAGGAACGTATCGCCTCCCTCGAGGGCGGCATCGGGGCGGTGGCGACGGCGTCCGGCATGAGCGCCGAGTTCATCACCTTCGCCGCCCTCTGCCAGGCGGGCGACCACATCGTGGCCGCGTCGCAGCTGTACGGCGGGACGGTCACCCAACTCGATGTCACGCTGCGCCGCTTCGGCATCGAGACCACCTTCGTCCCCGGGACCGACCCCGCGGACTACGCGGCCGCCATCCGCGGGAACACCAAGGCCGTCTACGCCGAGGTCATCGCGAATCCCTCGGGTGAGATCGCGGACCTCGCAGGCCTGGCGAAGGTGGCGCACGACGCGGGGATCCCCTTCATCGTCGACTCCACGCTCAGCACGCCCTACCTGGTGCGGCCCATCGAGCACGGCGCGGACATCGTGATCCACTCGGCCACCAAGTTCATCGGCGGGCACGGCACCACCCTGGGCGGCGTCATCGTGGAGAGCGGCCGGTTCGACTGGGGCAACGGCAAGTTCCCCATGATGACCGAGCCGGTCCCCTCCTACGGCAACATCCAGTGGTGGGCGAACTTCGGCGAGTACGGCTTCCTCACGAAGCTCCGCACGGAGCAGTTGCGCGACATCGGGCCGTCGCTGTCGCCGTCGTCGGCGTTCCAGCTCCTGCAGGGCGTCGAGACCCTCGCGCAGCGGCTCGACGAACACCTCGGGAACGCGCAGGCCGTCGCGGAATGGCTGCAGGCCGATCCGCGCGTCGAGTACGTCAACTACGCCGGTCTTCCCACCCACGTACACCATGAGCGTGCGAGGACGTACCTGCCGCAGGGCCCCGGCTCCGTCTTCAGCTTCGGCATCAAGGGTGGCCGCAAGGCGGGCCAGAAGTTCATCGAGTCGCTGCAGCTCGCCTCGCACCTCGCGAACGTGGGCGACGCGCGCACCCTCGTGATCCATCCGGGCTCGACGACCCACCAGCAGCTCTCCGCCGAGCAGCTGGTGGCGGCGGGCGTCCCCGAGGACCTCGTGCGCATCTCGGTGGGCCTGGAGGACCTCGACGACATCCTGTGGGACCTGGACCAGGCCCTCGCCATCGCCGCGGATTCCTCCGACGCGGAGTTCGACGAGCTCCCGCAGGAATCCGCCGGGGAGAACGACGACGACCCGTCGGCAACGCGGGCAGTAGGAGTGGGAGCATGA
- a CDS encoding CoA-binding protein gives MSSNAPERTWEGPSAPERLNLLRNARSVAIVGASDKPSRASYFVATYLQSSSPYRLYFVNPVAKEILGQPAYASLEDLPEVPDVVDVFRKHDDLPSVLQETLAVGARTLWLQLGSWHEDVAREAEAAGLDVVMDRCIKIEHARFHGGLNLAGFNTGVISSKRQITS, from the coding sequence ATGAGCAGCAACGCACCGGAGCGGACCTGGGAAGGGCCCTCGGCCCCCGAACGCCTCAATCTGCTGCGGAATGCGCGGTCGGTGGCGATCGTCGGCGCATCGGACAAGCCCTCGAGGGCGTCCTACTTCGTGGCCACCTACCTGCAGTCCTCCTCGCCGTACCGGCTGTACTTCGTGAACCCGGTGGCCAAGGAGATCCTCGGGCAGCCCGCCTACGCGTCGCTCGAGGACCTCCCGGAGGTGCCCGACGTCGTCGACGTGTTCCGCAAGCACGACGACCTGCCCTCCGTGCTGCAGGAGACGCTCGCCGTCGGAGCGAGGACCCTGTGGCTGCAGCTGGGCTCGTGGCACGAGGACGTGGCCCGGGAGGCGGAGGCTGCCGGCCTGGACGTCGTGATGGACCGCTGCATCAAGATCGAGCACGCGCGCTTCCACGGCGGGCTCAACCTGGCCGGCTTCAACACCGGCGTCATCTCGTCGAAGCGGCAGATCACCTCGTAG
- the xylH gene encoding sugar ABC transporter permease: protein MIVTLFQVLTGGALLQPDNVSNIIVQNSYILLLAIGMVMIIVAGHIDLSVGSVAAFVGAMSGIMVQDWNFPWWVAFLASLIIGGLVGAWQGFWVAYVGIPAFIVTLAGMLVFRGLTQIVLENQRITGFPEEYRQLGGGFLFPGLFPAETNILDWTTVGLGVLAVVLLVITQLRGRATRARLNLEDEPAAWFFTKLAFIAFIILGLTYLLAGSRSGTPIVLVVLGILIVAYSAVMSNSVFGRHIYARGGNLQAAQLSGVNTKRIDFMLFVNMGVLAALAGLIFTGRLNSAGPGAGNLFELDAIAAAFIGGAAVTGGVGTVIGAITGGLIMGVLNNGMSLLGVGIDVQQFIKGMVLLLAVGFDVFNKRRASNALK, encoded by the coding sequence GTGATCGTCACGCTGTTCCAGGTGCTGACCGGCGGCGCACTGCTGCAGCCGGACAACGTCTCGAACATCATCGTGCAGAACAGCTATATCCTGCTCCTGGCCATCGGCATGGTCATGATCATCGTCGCCGGACACATCGACCTGTCGGTCGGCTCGGTGGCGGCCTTCGTCGGCGCGATGTCCGGCATCATGGTGCAGGACTGGAACTTCCCCTGGTGGGTGGCCTTCCTCGCCTCACTGATCATCGGCGGACTGGTGGGGGCCTGGCAGGGCTTCTGGGTGGCCTATGTCGGCATCCCGGCCTTCATCGTCACCCTCGCCGGCATGCTCGTGTTCCGCGGGCTGACGCAGATCGTCCTCGAGAACCAGCGCATCACCGGCTTCCCCGAGGAGTACCGCCAGCTCGGCGGCGGCTTCCTGTTCCCGGGTCTCTTCCCGGCGGAGACGAACATCCTGGACTGGACCACCGTCGGGCTCGGCGTTCTCGCCGTCGTCCTGCTGGTCATCACCCAGCTCCGCGGACGGGCGACCCGCGCCCGGCTGAACCTCGAGGACGAGCCTGCCGCCTGGTTCTTCACCAAGCTCGCGTTCATCGCCTTCATCATCCTCGGGCTGACCTACCTGCTGGCCGGCTCCCGCAGTGGCACGCCGATCGTCCTCGTGGTCCTCGGCATCCTGATCGTGGCGTACAGCGCGGTGATGAGCAACAGCGTCTTCGGCCGCCACATCTATGCACGCGGTGGCAACCTCCAGGCGGCCCAGCTGTCCGGCGTCAACACCAAGCGCATCGACTTCATGCTCTTCGTCAACATGGGTGTGCTCGCCGCACTCGCCGGTCTCATCTTCACGGGCCGCCTGAACTCGGCCGGGCCGGGCGCAGGCAACCTGTTCGAACTGGACGCCATCGCGGCGGCGTTCATCGGCGGTGCGGCCGTGACCGGCGGCGTCGGAACGGTGATCGGAGCCATCACGGGCGGCCTCATCATGGGCGTGCTCAACAACGGCATGTCCCTGCTCGGCGTCGGCATCGATGTCCAGCAGTTCATCAAGGGCATGGTGCTCCTGCTCGCCGTCGGCTTCGACGTCTTCAACAAGCGTCGGGCCTCCAACGCCCTGAAGTAG